From Aedes albopictus strain Foshan chromosome 1, AalbF5, whole genome shotgun sequence, one genomic window encodes:
- the LOC134288944 gene encoding uncharacterized protein LOC134288944 — translation MEKLVGRRNAQLVQVKWQLAAAEKLHERNASHGEVLDRLEQLQDLARKFRDTQSEIEENQPDPEAIASVHIFREEFNTHFYRAKDALERYISHNDNDDDGDNSSIRGSSGSYRSVAGSSRDLREAMQMLLEAQRTMMLQSSGGGANVNVDPAGGEQMPNHAPFANVRLPAINVPTFDGDRKNWRSFKDIFVQTIHARRDLRDSLKMQYLVSYLSDDAKRLVNSFPISDANYKEAWAALSNFYDKKKYTVFSLVREFVEQPVITNATADNLRKLVTTSDEVVRQLNALGAEYNTRDPWLIHLLLEKLDKDIRSLWAQRIIDVENPSYETRFLKFLDNRCDALETCTAFSRKVTTDAQRKDPGKKMQAEKKMQSLHATTVIQKCAKCSSEHPIHMCEDFKKMDLQCKRELVQKAKLCYNCFRPSHSAKNCASKSVCRIGGCKQRHHTLLCPKIENSSDRKEERSDDPKQPTQPSRDPVDVVSSLVVQVPKPLNETFVLPTALINVKAVDGGFLKCRALIDSGSGASLITEACVNKLGIPRTNGKVVAFGLAQQSAGTTRGIVKLVIANRCNEAVILRTSAQWEKIGADVFLAILQPEQVKDELENPVAQNTIFGWIVRGNQSIYTAGIPSNVSIINLHIEVDVNRTLRQFWEQEEVPKSQQLAPEEQAAVHCFRSTTTRDDSGRFIVRLPFDESKPALGESLTPAIKRLRAMEKRFERDPVFHRQYCDFVEEYLALRHMEEDRDFQRVVWRSDPGEPINHFRLCTVTYGTKPAPYLAIEAMREAARNYETVYPEAAQRIVLDVYVDDFMSGAKNIDEARQIRVIQVCEILRSAEFNLRKWTTNRPELLSDNEYTEQMPVEMKLAEQPEAVKALGIQWLPKDDVFSLKVSLSVDSVNTKRQLLSDSSRLFDPYGWLSPIMVKIKILFQQL, via the exons ATGGAAAAGTTGGTCGGTCGAAGAAACGCGCAGTTAGTGCAAGTGAAGTGGCAGCTGGCAGCAGCCGAAAAACTCCACGAGCGAAACGCCTCGCACGGGGAGGTTTTGGATCGGCTCGAACAGCTGCAGGATCTGGCCAGAAAGTTCCGAGACACTCAAAGCGAGATAGAGGAGAATCAACCCGACCCGGAAGCAATCGCCTCAGTGCACATCTTTCGGGAGGAATTCAACACGCACTTCTATCGTGCGAAGGATGCACTCGAGCGGTACATTTCCCACaacgacaacgatgacgacgggGACAACAGTTCCATTAGGGGCTCCTCAGGTAGCTACCGCTCGGTGGCCGGTTCCAGCAGAGATCTTCGGGAGGCCATGCAGATGCTGTTGGAGGCCCAGCGAACGATGATGCTGCAGTCGTCGGGTGGCGGAGCAAACGTAAACGTCGATCCCGCAGGAGGAGAGCAGATGCCGAATCATGCACCCTTCGCAAACGTTCGGCTTCCTGCAATAAATGTGCCAACTTTCGATGGCGATCGGAAGAATTGGAGATCCTTCAAGGATATTTTCGTCCAAACGATTCACGCTAGACGCGATTTGCGTGATTCGTTAAAAATGCAGTATCTGGTTTCGTATCTGAGCGATGATGCGAAACGGCTAGTAAATTCTTTCCCGATTTCGGATGCCAACTACAAGGAGGCGTGGGCGGCATTGTCGAACTTCTATGACAAGAAGAAATACACGGTTTTCTCTCTTGTCCGGGAATTTGTCGAGCAGCCTGTGATCACCAATGCTACTGCCGACAATTTGCGCAAACTGGTCACTACTTCGGACGAGGTAGTTCGACAACTAAATGCTCTGGGAGCGGAGTACAATACACGCGACCCCTGGCTGATCCACCTCTTGCTGGAGAAGCTAGATAAGGACATCCGGTCCTTGTGGGCCCAAAGGATTATCGACGTGGAGAACCCATCCTAcgaaacccgg tTCCTCAAGTTCTTGGACAATCGGTGCGACGCCCTCGAAACCTGCACGGCGTTCAGTAGGAAGGTGACAACAGATGCTCAACGGAAGGATCCCGGGAAGAAGATGCAAGCTGAGAAGAAGATGCAGTCGCTGCATGCGACTACAGTGATACAAAAGTGCGCGAAATGCTCCAGCGAGCATCCGATTCATATGTGCGAAGATTTTAAGAAAATGGACTTACAGTGCAAACGCGAACTCGTACAAAAGGCGAAGTTGTGCTACAATTGTTTCCGGCCTTCGCATTCGGCGAAGAATTGTGCCTCGAAGTCGGTGTGCCGCATCGGCGGCTGTAAGCAGCGCCACCACACGCTGTTGTGCCCGAAGATTGAAAACTCAAGTGATCGGAAGGAAGAACGTAGTGATGACCCGAAACAGCCAACGCAACCGTCACGAGATCCCGTTGATGTTGTTAGCTCGCTGGTGGTTCAGGTTCCGAAACCACTGAATGAAACGTTCGTGCTGCCGACGGCGCTCATCAACGTGAAGGCTGTGGACGGTGGGTTTCTGAAGTGTCGTGCGTTGATCGATTCTGGCTCTGGTGCTTCGCTCATTACTGAGGCCTGCGTGAACAAGCTTGGCATTCCGCGTACTAATGGGAAGGTAGTGGCCTTCGGATTGGCGCAACAGTCTGCCGGGACAACCCGTGGAATCGTGAAGCTAGTGATTGCAAATCGGTGTAACGAGGCCGTTATTCTGCGAACCagcgcacaatgggaaaaaatag GTGCGGATGTCTTTCTTGCCATTCTCCAACCGGAGCAAGTCAAGGACGAATTGGAGAACCCAGTCGCCCAGAACACGATTTTCGGCTGGATCGTACGTGGCAACCAATCGATCTACACAGCAGGGATTCCCAGCAATGTTTCCATCATCAACTTACACATCGAGGTGGATGTCAACCGTACTTTGCGCCAGTTCTGGGAACAAGAAGAAGTGCCGAAATCGCAGCAGCTCGCACCAGAGGAGCAGGCCGCCGTGCATTGTTTCCGGTCCACAACCACACGTGACGATTCAGGACGCTTCATCGTTCGGTTGCCTTTCGACGAATCGAAGCCTGCGCTGGGTGAATCCCTCACGCCAGCCATCAAACGTTTGAGGGCCATGGAGAAACGCTTCGAACGCGATCCTGTTTTTCATCGGCAGTACTGTGATTTCGTCGAAGAGTATCTCGCTCTGAGACACATGGAGGAG GACAGAGACTTCCAACGGGTTGTATGGCGTAGCGACCCTGGCGAACCCATCAATCACTTCCGTCTATGTACCGTTACTTACGGAACGAAGCCGGCCCCGTATCTGGCTATCGAGGCCATGCGAGAGGCAGCTAGAAACTACGAAACGGTCTACCCTGAAGCTGCCCAACGAATAGTTCTGGATGTGTACGTCGACGACTTCATGTCCGGGGCGAAGAATATCGACGAGGCGAGACAGATTCGCGTGATTCAAGTGTGCGAGATCCTGCGCTCTGCGGAATTCAATCTACGAAAGTGGACGACTAATCGACCTGAACTTCTGAGCGACAACGAGTACACGGAGCAGATGCCAGTGGAGATGAAGCTTGCGGAACAACCGGAGGCAGTAAAAGCGCTTGGCATCCAGTGGCTACCTAAGGACGACGTGTTTTCTTTGAAGGTGAGCCTATCAGTAGACAGCGTCAACACTAAAAGACAGCTGCTCTCGGATTCATCGAGACTTTTCGATCCGTACGGGTGGTTGTCTCCGATTATGGTGAAGATCAAGATCTTGTTTCAACAACTATGA